From one Meles meles chromosome 18, mMelMel3.1 paternal haplotype, whole genome shotgun sequence genomic stretch:
- the LOC123929590 gene encoding telethonin, with translation MATAELICQVSEEDRERREAFWAEWKDLTLSTRPEEGCSLHEEDTERHETYHRQGQCRALVQRSPWLVMRMGLLGHGLQEYLLPYQRVLPLPIFTPAKMGAAKEEREDTPTQLQELLALETALGGQCVERQDMAEITKQLPPVVPVSKPGALRRSLSRSMSQEAQRG, from the exons ATGGCCACTGCAGAGCTGATTTGCCAGGTGTCCGAGGAGGACCGTGAGCGGCGAGAAGCCTTCTGGGCTGAATGGAAGGACCTGACGCTGTCCACGCGGCCTGAGGAGGG tTGCTCTCTGCATGAGGAAGACACCGAGCGGCATGAGACCTACCACCGGCAGGGCCAGTGCCGGGCGCTGGTGCAGCGCTCTCCCTGGTTGGTGATGCGGATGGGCCTCCTCGGCCACGGGCTGCAGGAGTATCTGCTGCCCTACCAGCGCGTGCTGCCACTGCCCATCTTCACCCCCGCCAAGATGGGTGCCGCCAAGGAGGAGCGCGAGGACACCCCCACCCAGCTGCAGGAGCTGCTGGCCCTGGAGACAGCCCTGGGTGGCCAGTGTGTGGAGCGCCAGGACATGGCCGAGATCACCAAGCAGCTGCCCCCTGTGGTGCCTGTCAGCAAGCCCGGCGCCCTGCGTCGCTCCCTGTCCCGCTCCATGtcccaggaagcacagagaggctgA
- the PNMT gene encoding phenylethanolamine N-methyltransferase → MSKADPNPAAGTTLDSDPGRAAVASAYQRFEPRAYLRNNYAPPRGDLSRPDGVGPWKLRCLAQTFATGEVSGHSLIDIGSGPTIYQLLSACAHFEDITLTDFLEVNRQELGLWLREEPGAFDWSTYSQHVCLIEGKGESWQEKELQLRARVKRVLHIDVHQPQPLGAGSPAPLPADALVSTFCLEAVSPDLASFQRALDHITTLLRPGGHLLLIGALEESWYLAGEARLAVVPVGKEEVAEALVRSGYEVRDLRTYVMPACLQTGVDDVKGIFFVWAQKKVAV, encoded by the exons ATGAGCAAGGCAGACCCGAATCCCGCTGCGGGCACGACCCTGGACTCCGACCCGGGCCGGGCGGCCGTCGCCTCGGCCTACCAGCGCTTCGAGCCCCGCGCCTACCTCCGCAACAACTACGCGCCCCCTCGGGGGGACCTGAGCCGCCCGGATGGCGTCGGGCCTTGGAAGCTGCGCTGCTTAGCGCAGACCTTCGCCACGG GTGAGGTGTCAGGACACAGCCTCATCGACATTGGTTCGGGCCCCACCATATACCAGCTGCTCAGTGCCTGCGCCCACTTTGAGGACATCACCCTGACAGATTTTCTGGAGGTGAACCGCCAGGAGCTGGGGCTCTGGCTGCGGGAGGAGCCAGGCGCCTTCGACTGGAGCACCTATAGTCAGCACGTCTGCCTCATCGAGGGCAAGGG GGAGTCCTGGCAGGAGAAGGAGCTCCAGCTGCGAGCCAGGGTGAAGCGGGTCTTGCATATCGATGTGCACCAGCCCCAGCCGCTGGGTGCTGGGAGCCCGGCGCCCCTGCCTGCCGATGCCCTGGTCTCTACCTTCTGCCTGGAGGCCGTGAGCCCGGACCTTGCCAGCTTCCAGAGGGCCCTGGACCACATCACCACCCTGCTGAGGCCTGGGGGGCACCTCCTCCTCATTGGGGCCCTGGAGGAGTCATGGTACCTGGCTGGGGAGGCCAGGCTGGCGGTGGTgcccgtggggaaggaggaggtcgCGGAGGCCTTGGTCCGCAGCGGCTATGAGGTGCGGGACCTGCGCACCTACGTCATGCCTGCCTGCCTTCAGACAGGGGTAGACGATGTCAAGGGCATCTTCTTCGTCTGGGCCCAGAAGAAGGTGGCGGTGTGA
- the PGAP3 gene encoding post-GPI attachment to proteins factor 3 isoform X2, with protein sequence MAGRTARLVLLAGAAALASGSQGDREPVYRDCVHRCEERNCSGGALRHFRSRQPIYMSLAGWTCQDDCKYECMWVTVGLYLKEGHKVPQFHGKWPFSRFLFFQEPASAMASFLNGLASLVMLCRYHTSVPASSPMYPTCVAFAWVSLNAWFWSTVFHTKDTDLTEKMDYFCASTVILHSIYLCCVRTVGLQRPAVVSAFRALLLLMLTAHVSYLSLVRFDYGYNLAANVAIGLVNVVWWLAWCLRNQHRLPHVRKCMVVVLLLQGLSLLELLDFPPFFWVLDAHAIWHISTIPVHVLFFSFLKDDSLYLLKESEAKFKLD encoded by the exons ATGGCCGGGCGGACGGCGCGGCTGGTGCTGCTAGCTGGAGCAGCCGCACTGGCAAGCGGCTCCCAGGGCGACCGCGAGCCGGTGTACCGCGACTGCGTGCACCGGTGCGAAGAGCGGAACTGCTCGGGGGGCGCACTGAGGCACTTCCGCTCCCGCCAGCCAATCTACATGAGTTTAGCAG GCTGGACCTGTCAGGACGACTGTAAGTATGAGTGTATGTGGGTCACTGTTGGCCTCTACCTCAAGGAAGGTCACAAAGTGCCTCAGTTCCATGGCAAG TGGCCCTTCTCCCGGTTCCTGTTCTTCCAAGAGCCAGCTTCTGCCATGGCCTCTTTCCTCAACGGTTTGGCCAGCCTGGTGATGCTGTGCCGCTACCACACCTCCGTGCCAGCCTCCTCCCCCATGTATCCCACCTGCGTGGCCTTCGCCTGG GTCTCCCTCAATGCTTGGTTCTGGTCCACAGTCTTCCACACCAAGGACACCGACCTCACAGAG AAAATGGATTACTTCTGTGCCTCCACCGTCATCCTACACTCCATCTATCTGTGCTGTGTCAG GACCGTGGGGCTGCAGCGTCCAGCCGTGGTCAGCGCCTTCCGGGCCCTCCTGCTGCTGATGCTGACGGCGCATGTCTCCTACCTGAGCCTCGTCCGTTTCGACTATGGCTACAACCTGGCGGCCAATGTAGCTATTg GCCTGGTGAACGTGGTGTGGTGGCTGGCCTGGTGCCTGCGGAACCAGCATCGGCTGCCTCACGTCCGCAAGTGCATGGTGGTGGTCCTGCTGCTACAGGGCCTGTCCCTGCTCGAGCTGCTCGACTTCCCACCTTTCTTCTGGGTCCTGGATGCCCACGCCATCTGGCACATCAGCACCATCCCCGTCCATGTCCTCTTCTTCAG ctTTCTGAAAGATGACAGCCTGTATCTGCTGAAGGAATCGGAGGCCAAGTTCAAGCTGGACTGA
- the PGAP3 gene encoding post-GPI attachment to proteins factor 3 isoform X4 codes for MAGRTARLVLLAGAAALASGSQGDREPVYRDCVHRCEERNCSGGALRHFRSRQPIYMSLAGWTCQDDCKYECMWVTVGLYLKEGHKVPQFHGKVSLNAWFWSTVFHTKDTDLTEKMDYFCASTVILHSIYLCCVRTVGLQRPAVVSAFRALLLLMLTAHVSYLSLVRFDYGYNLAANVAIGLVNVVWWLAWCLRNQHRLPHVRKCMVVVLLLQGLSLLELLDFPPFFWVLDAHAIWHISTIPVHVLFFSFLKDDSLYLLKESEAKFKLD; via the exons ATGGCCGGGCGGACGGCGCGGCTGGTGCTGCTAGCTGGAGCAGCCGCACTGGCAAGCGGCTCCCAGGGCGACCGCGAGCCGGTGTACCGCGACTGCGTGCACCGGTGCGAAGAGCGGAACTGCTCGGGGGGCGCACTGAGGCACTTCCGCTCCCGCCAGCCAATCTACATGAGTTTAGCAG GCTGGACCTGTCAGGACGACTGTAAGTATGAGTGTATGTGGGTCACTGTTGGCCTCTACCTCAAGGAAGGTCACAAAGTGCCTCAGTTCCATGGCAAG GTCTCCCTCAATGCTTGGTTCTGGTCCACAGTCTTCCACACCAAGGACACCGACCTCACAGAG AAAATGGATTACTTCTGTGCCTCCACCGTCATCCTACACTCCATCTATCTGTGCTGTGTCAG GACCGTGGGGCTGCAGCGTCCAGCCGTGGTCAGCGCCTTCCGGGCCCTCCTGCTGCTGATGCTGACGGCGCATGTCTCCTACCTGAGCCTCGTCCGTTTCGACTATGGCTACAACCTGGCGGCCAATGTAGCTATTg GCCTGGTGAACGTGGTGTGGTGGCTGGCCTGGTGCCTGCGGAACCAGCATCGGCTGCCTCACGTCCGCAAGTGCATGGTGGTGGTCCTGCTGCTACAGGGCCTGTCCCTGCTCGAGCTGCTCGACTTCCCACCTTTCTTCTGGGTCCTGGATGCCCACGCCATCTGGCACATCAGCACCATCCCCGTCCATGTCCTCTTCTTCAG ctTTCTGAAAGATGACAGCCTGTATCTGCTGAAGGAATCGGAGGCCAAGTTCAAGCTGGACTGA
- the PGAP3 gene encoding post-GPI attachment to proteins factor 3 isoform X1: MAGRTARLVLLAGAAALASGSQGDREPVYRDCVHRCEERNCSGGALRHFRSRQPIYMSLAGWTCQDDCKYECMWVTVGLYLKEGHKVPQFHGKWPFSRFLFFQEPASAMASFLNGLASLVMLCRYHTSVPASSPMYPTCVAFAWVSLNAWFWSTVFHTKDTDLTEKMDYFCASTVILHSIYLCCVSSGWRGRTVGLQRPAVVSAFRALLLLMLTAHVSYLSLVRFDYGYNLAANVAIGLVNVVWWLAWCLRNQHRLPHVRKCMVVVLLLQGLSLLELLDFPPFFWVLDAHAIWHISTIPVHVLFFSFLKDDSLYLLKESEAKFKLD; this comes from the exons ATGGCCGGGCGGACGGCGCGGCTGGTGCTGCTAGCTGGAGCAGCCGCACTGGCAAGCGGCTCCCAGGGCGACCGCGAGCCGGTGTACCGCGACTGCGTGCACCGGTGCGAAGAGCGGAACTGCTCGGGGGGCGCACTGAGGCACTTCCGCTCCCGCCAGCCAATCTACATGAGTTTAGCAG GCTGGACCTGTCAGGACGACTGTAAGTATGAGTGTATGTGGGTCACTGTTGGCCTCTACCTCAAGGAAGGTCACAAAGTGCCTCAGTTCCATGGCAAG TGGCCCTTCTCCCGGTTCCTGTTCTTCCAAGAGCCAGCTTCTGCCATGGCCTCTTTCCTCAACGGTTTGGCCAGCCTGGTGATGCTGTGCCGCTACCACACCTCCGTGCCAGCCTCCTCCCCCATGTATCCCACCTGCGTGGCCTTCGCCTGG GTCTCCCTCAATGCTTGGTTCTGGTCCACAGTCTTCCACACCAAGGACACCGACCTCACAGAG AAAATGGATTACTTCTGTGCCTCCACCGTCATCCTACACTCCATCTATCTGTGCTGTGTCAG CTCTGGATGGCGGGGCAGGACCGTGGGGCTGCAGCGTCCAGCCGTGGTCAGCGCCTTCCGGGCCCTCCTGCTGCTGATGCTGACGGCGCATGTCTCCTACCTGAGCCTCGTCCGTTTCGACTATGGCTACAACCTGGCGGCCAATGTAGCTATTg GCCTGGTGAACGTGGTGTGGTGGCTGGCCTGGTGCCTGCGGAACCAGCATCGGCTGCCTCACGTCCGCAAGTGCATGGTGGTGGTCCTGCTGCTACAGGGCCTGTCCCTGCTCGAGCTGCTCGACTTCCCACCTTTCTTCTGGGTCCTGGATGCCCACGCCATCTGGCACATCAGCACCATCCCCGTCCATGTCCTCTTCTTCAG ctTTCTGAAAGATGACAGCCTGTATCTGCTGAAGGAATCGGAGGCCAAGTTCAAGCTGGACTGA
- the PGAP3 gene encoding post-GPI attachment to proteins factor 3 isoform X3 has translation MAGRTARLVLLAGAAALASGSQGDREPVYRDCVHRCEERNCSGGALRHFRSRQPIYMSLAGWTCQDDCKYECMWVTVGLYLKEGHKVPQFHGKVSLNAWFWSTVFHTKDTDLTEKMDYFCASTVILHSIYLCCVSSGWRGRTVGLQRPAVVSAFRALLLLMLTAHVSYLSLVRFDYGYNLAANVAIGLVNVVWWLAWCLRNQHRLPHVRKCMVVVLLLQGLSLLELLDFPPFFWVLDAHAIWHISTIPVHVLFFSFLKDDSLYLLKESEAKFKLD, from the exons ATGGCCGGGCGGACGGCGCGGCTGGTGCTGCTAGCTGGAGCAGCCGCACTGGCAAGCGGCTCCCAGGGCGACCGCGAGCCGGTGTACCGCGACTGCGTGCACCGGTGCGAAGAGCGGAACTGCTCGGGGGGCGCACTGAGGCACTTCCGCTCCCGCCAGCCAATCTACATGAGTTTAGCAG GCTGGACCTGTCAGGACGACTGTAAGTATGAGTGTATGTGGGTCACTGTTGGCCTCTACCTCAAGGAAGGTCACAAAGTGCCTCAGTTCCATGGCAAG GTCTCCCTCAATGCTTGGTTCTGGTCCACAGTCTTCCACACCAAGGACACCGACCTCACAGAG AAAATGGATTACTTCTGTGCCTCCACCGTCATCCTACACTCCATCTATCTGTGCTGTGTCAG CTCTGGATGGCGGGGCAGGACCGTGGGGCTGCAGCGTCCAGCCGTGGTCAGCGCCTTCCGGGCCCTCCTGCTGCTGATGCTGACGGCGCATGTCTCCTACCTGAGCCTCGTCCGTTTCGACTATGGCTACAACCTGGCGGCCAATGTAGCTATTg GCCTGGTGAACGTGGTGTGGTGGCTGGCCTGGTGCCTGCGGAACCAGCATCGGCTGCCTCACGTCCGCAAGTGCATGGTGGTGGTCCTGCTGCTACAGGGCCTGTCCCTGCTCGAGCTGCTCGACTTCCCACCTTTCTTCTGGGTCCTGGATGCCCACGCCATCTGGCACATCAGCACCATCCCCGTCCATGTCCTCTTCTTCAG ctTTCTGAAAGATGACAGCCTGTATCTGCTGAAGGAATCGGAGGCCAAGTTCAAGCTGGACTGA